CAGCAACCCAGTGTGAGCAACAAGATAGCAAGTAACAACTCTTTTCAACCAATAAACAAAACTTGAACCTAACCAAGCCGAAAGTTGTTAACTTTCATCAAGAATTGAGTGAGTTCTGAAGATGGTTATTAAAGTTACAATCTTGCTCTTCCAAGAATGTATGTTAACTATTAGAAGCATGTATATATTGTAAAGAAATTCAACTACTTTAGAATCCCATGTCATCCTTTCCATGTGAACACTTAAGTTAGCATTATAGCCCCAACACCTAAATAAAATCTTTGACTAACTAATCTATCAACACATGAGCACTAAAATGTAGTTGTAGGCATAATTTAAGAAGAAAATACTTGTCTAATCACTTCCAATTGCAATTAGCAGACTGTTTAACAGGGTAAACTTACCCTGATATAAGCCTTGTAGTAATCTTTAACAGTCGGGTGTGAGAAAAATGAATCATTAGTGAGAGAAACATTAACTCCAGCTTCTTCTGCCCACCTGACATACTGAGTTTTTCCACCAAAGGCATCCAGATTATTAACAAGGCTCAAAATCAACCTTATCTTGTTCTTCCTCGCTTCAACAATCACATAATCCAAGGCCTGCATTTCCCCAAAAAAcctaataaacaaaaagaaattcaaacaaacaaCAAATTTCAGAGAGACTTTCGCACGAACCCGAAAGACTCTTTCTTTGAAGACCCCAGGTGAGGTCTGCAGAGCACTGGGCCCATCACCGTCGCTGAAAGCCCAAGTCCTGCAAACGGTCAAGCCCATTTGAGCTCCCATTTTAAGCATCTTCGACACCTTGGATCGAGACGAACCCCAAATACTCTTCTCCATTAACCAGTAAGAGTTCCACCCATTAACGTAAATTTCTGAATGGTTCCCTCCATGATCGTCTTCGACGATAACGAAATGGGTAGAGTTTGTGCCGACAAAGGCCATATTGGGTTGCCATAAAACTGGGAAGCTGAGCTGATCGCTGAAATTGAAATAGAGAAGAGTGGTGAATGAGATTACACCCAGAAAAGGAAAGAGAATTCTATCTCTCCACTCGGGCTCCATCTCTTTCTTTTCCTCTTCGTCTTTCTTTGGAGTTGGCGCACGTTAGTCGACGACCTGTGTCTTTACTGTTCTCGTAATGCGCAATGCGCACCCTTTTCTTTCCTCTTGTCAACTGGCTTCACTTCTCTCACGCGTAGGTGCTACCTTCTAATTATGTTACCCAACTTGCGGACGACTTAGAATGAGTCGAATGTCGGTGCTGCCCCATGACACGTGGGAACCAACCAATTGTGATTTTGACATGAAACTCATTAAATTCTAGTAACTAGTaagggcatatatatatatatatatatatatatagattaaaatGGCATTTTCTCTTTGCGACTTCGTTATACCATTTTACATGTCTAATAAGTTGAAGATATTATTAAAATTCACTCTAACCTCAACAACtaaatttaaaagacataaatGCATTTAGACCCGGAAACTCAAGATTTGTTGTCCGAAGAGTACAGACATTTAAACagagaaaaaagaacaaaaaaaagggAACCCTCCTATTCTAGCAACTCCTCTGTAAAATTAAAATACCACTTATATACAGTTAAAGGAGAATTTGGATGGATGGTAGAGATTTTTTAAGTACGGTTCAAGTGTGCAACAGCCTTAAAAACATTTTAATATACGTGTTGACGACAAAAGCTGCCACGTAAACTAAAATCAGTAGGTTGTAACACAGAGGATCAAGATCTAGTCAGGGTTCGCGCAGAAACCTCTGGAGGCACCGAAACCCAAGATGCTCAGCACAGAACCTCTCCAATTCATCGCCTCCAGTGCTCTTGCAAACGTCCTCCTCCATCTCCGCCAGTACTTCGTCCCAGTTCCTCGCAAACCCGTCGTACCCCCAAAAGTATGACTGCCCATCTTCCACCTTCGACTCTGTAATCGCGTCAAGTATCTCCTGCATCCCCACAATCCGACggctcaccttcttcctcgcctcccGCACAGTTGGGTCCCACCCCGGCACCGAGTCCAGCCTCAGTAGAAGAGCCATCAGGGCCTCGTTCATCCTCAGCTTCTCGCGCTCGTCTCTCCTGACGGCATCCACTGTGTCCTGCCGTTGGATTACGCGTTGGAGTTCGTCGGCTGCCGAATCGACGGACGAGATCGTTCTGTGGAGGGTTCGGATCCTGTGGGCACGGTAAGCGGATTGAATCTTGGCGGCTGCGGCTGCGGAATTGGGGTGGGCTGGTTGTGGGAGGTGGACGGTGATTGGGATGGGAGCTTCTGTAGAGTCGACGGGTGCGGCGGTGGTTGTGGAGTTTGATTGGGAGGGAGGGGTAGGTTGGTCATTGTGGAAAGTGTATGTGACGGTGGTGGAGGAGTAGAAGCTACCTCTGCGGGAAtgtgtcattttttttttctgtgctAAGTGGTAAGGAAAAGAGTGAGTAGGAAAGGAGTGAGAAATAATAAGTAAGATTGAAAAGtgattttttaaacataaaaatgtttTGACTAATCTAAAGCAAACAACTGTAGGAATTGATGAGGTTTCTTGAATTCTCTTGGCGCGTAATAGACATGGCTGGTTGGCGTGTGCACCGTTTGTTTAGTAGGAACCAGCACACGTAAGATCTGCTTTTGGCACATGCTAAAAAATCCTCACTTTTTTAATCtggtttttatattataataaaaggagTAAGAATCCCGCTTCAGTTTCTTAAAAATTAAAGTTAAAATCGTTTAGATGTCAACCTAATACTTAGTCAAATACACAAAGTTCTCTTCTTCTAAAATCAATCCTGTTATTATTAGAGCATGTTTGGCGTGCTAGACCTCATTCTTGGATTATAATTCCCATTCTGCAACTTCTTTACATGACAGCATACAGGGTATCGAAATCAAGATTTAAGATGATTGATTCAATATTTATCCGCTGCTACAGATTTTTTGAATTTGATTTTGGTATTTCAAATTATCTgaattttcttaaaaatttgtgaAAGAGCACATGTAACTATAATACACGgtcatctaaaaaaaaattataacttatctatatataaaaaatatttaaaacaatcactacttaaaaaaatttcatattATTATTGAGAAATGGTAAAATGTCGCAAATACATTAATTATAATCAAAatgtataaaatataaatagcttAATTGCCAATTTTTAGGGTTAATTTTCATATACATTTATCTGAATTCTTAAGCGTTCCTTAGCAAGTTTTTCACTCTGTAATATTCTCTATTTTGGACTGTCCGATATAAATTCTCTAGATTAACTTGTCATATGTAAGATTCACTTGGTTCGGGAATGTATTCAAGTTTAACCACGATGTTATACCATTAGTAAACATCAAATATAGACTTCCAAACTCTTTATCAAATTCGGTTTGAAATATGGCAACAGTTCATTCAGCACAGTCATGTAGAAAGCGATTCCTAAATCTAATGACAAGAGAAACTGAAGCATCCAACACTTGGCGATAACATCATCAAGGCAATGGAGGAACAATCTTCCCCGAGCAGGTGCCGAACCCAATGTTGTATTCATCTCCCTGCAATGAATTCATATAACATAGACCTTTTCAGTCTCTGCATTTTGAAAGTTTATTTATGATGCAATCATAATATCAAACAAACTACTCACATCTCAAAGCATAATGCATGatacaattaaataaaagaaGTTGATATCTGTGGACGGGTGCAGACATATAGTGTTAAGTAGGTCTTTATGTTAACAAATATTAACTAATTGCAGATATCAGTACTTGATTTGCTTTGCATTGATTTTCTTCTGTTTAACTATTCTCACATTGATGGTCAAATTGTCATCACGTGTTAATCTAACAGTTTAATATTAGCATAAACAAAAGTTGTGATCCATTACTAGTAGTTGAAGTTGTATTAGAACCAAGTGCTATCAAAATAAATAGTCTCTAAGCTTTTtcctctattttttcttttttttctgaTTGTTTTTTGGTTAGGAAAACGGTTTTTAAGTATGAATACTAACTCTGAAAGTGAATATCCATGCACACAAGACACAACACAGCTGGAGATGCATGCATTCTATGAGGTGGAAATATGGCTATCATCGTCATACTTCCTATTTCCAGGTAAAAGAAAGTTCATAAAAAATTTCAGGAGAAAAATAAAAGAGAGGTCTTAGTGAATCAAAGAACCTTGCAAAAACCAGTGATGATAACTTCATCACCATCTTCTAGGAATTTACGGGTTGCCCCTTTCAATGACAGTGACTTCTGTCCATTCCATGACAACTCTAACAAGCATCCCAAGGACTCTGGCTCCTGATTGGACATACAACATTCAGAATGATTAACCTAAATCAAAATAATAGAAGTGCAGAGCTGAAGCCAGATTCATATGAAATTATCTCCacaacttatataaatatatatatacataaactgAAACCATACAGGTCCACTAATGGTTCCGGTTCCCAGGAGATCGCCAGGTCTCAAGTTGCAACCATTAATAGTATGATGTGCTATCTGTTGAGTCAATGTCCAATATCTGTAACATGAGTTTaccaaaattaatattaataacagaAGGCCCCCATAAAGATACAACATGAGAAAGAAATGGGGGATTTTCATGCCTGCTGTTTTGGCCATCATGTAAATTTTAAACATGTACAAGCGGATTTTAAAACATTCTTAAAAGTATAGTGTGAAAAAGCTGCTTGGCATAACATATAAGACACTGTGTGTCAAACTGAAGTACTACCTACAGAAAATCAATATGATTCCAATTTGACCTAACTAACCAAAAGTAGGCTTGAAGAAATCCAGCTTGAGGCAATAGAGAAGTGAAATGGGTAAATAATCTACTGTATGTTATGTAATTAATAGGTGCTTACAAGTGATTGAAATTACTCTTGGTGACCACAGTTGAATCCTTTGCGCCAGCAGGTTTGATTTCAACCTAGCAAGAACATGCATTTAATTGTGATCCGAATAATACAAACTAGTTGAACAACTTTTTTTTGAGAATACAGCTAAATACCTCTAACTGAATGTCATAATTTTTAGAGACTTTTTCAGCCAGATAAGGCAATGGACGGGGATCCTGCAATATAAAACACACATCATATTGCTTGCAGCATAAAATAATTATCACAAATTTAGTATCTTAACTGGTGTTATCTTCTATAACATTTGAAACAATTACGAACCTGTTTGGGAGCAGCACAAGcaaaaggttctagagcttcaaGAGTCACAATCCAAGGAGATATAGTAGTACCTGTAGTATTTTGACTAAAAAAAGTTAGGTCAATCGTGCTATGATAGCTCGCATGCTATAACAGCGTCACTGAAAACAGAGTATTCACTTAACTCTAATGATTTACCAAATGAAATGAGACacattgaaaatatatttattagttCTTACCAAAACTTTTACCAAGGAATGGCCCAAGAGGAATATATTCCCACGCCTGAATGTCTCTTGCTGTCAAAACCAACATGTGTCAAGCAGCATATAAATTGGATAACAGCACCAAGAGACTTAAAACTACTTAAAAAATGTGTACCACTCCAGTCATTCATCAACACAAGCCCAAAAATATGATCTGCTGCCTCATTCACATTCACAGGCTTTCCAAGTTCATTTCCTGGACCAACTACAGCAGCCTACAAGCAATCATGAGAATTAGTACATATCAAAGAGAAAATGAATAGCTGAGCATATCATTAGCAAAGGATATAATATAGTAATTTGTTTAATCAAAATTAGAGGAAGAGATATCCATGTagaggtgacatggacaacttTTCCTTATTGTAAAACTTTTTACCATTTCCAGCTCGTAGTCTAACTTCAATGTTGGTCCAAAATATGGTGGAGAGTTGCCACTTGGATGACCTTGACCTCTGTATGATAAAACAAAAAGTAACCATATGAAAAGAATCCTTATAAAGCATGATGACTAGTTCAATCTAAAAATTACACTAAGAAAGTGCTATAGTCCATCCAAATAATTGTTCGCCATTTTTTATCATTGTTATTGTAAAATCCATATTTGGCAGGAATTTCAGTTATAGTCCATCTGTGATCATTGTTCAATTTCTCATCTACTCTATATAAAAATGAGTCAAACTTAAAACTTTGTCTCATACAGATTTTCCCAGCAGGTACACATGCTGCTAAGCATAGAGGTAGCACAGATTCAGACATGTTTCTCGTGTTACAAGCAAATATCATAGTTATTAAGCCAAGATATTTTGTAGGTACTGCATGATGGGACATAtctaaatatatatctatatatatgacGAGGAAAAAGTTTAAtttcctctatttttttttcctCTCTTGTTTGGTAGTTGGGGGAAAAAATATTTCTAGGAAAACAATATTTGATAGAAGGATTGAAAACTTATAATGAGAAGAGAGAAATGGAGGATATGAGATAGAAAAGAAGAAAGCATAGTGTAATGGAGAAGAAAATGAGAAGAGGGGATGaggtgagagatagagagggaaatcGGATCGGAATTTAGAGTGAGAAAGAGAAAGGCTAGAGCAAACTAATGGTTCCTATTCCATGATCATTAACTCTTCataaattttagttaatttttgtCCATGTTTTTCCTTGTACCTCTTTTTTTCCAGTTACCAAACAAGAATAACAAAGACTTAAATAAAGCAAGAGAAAACAGTAAACATAAGTCCTAACCTCGGTCGAATAATGTCCGTTCCAGAGATTACAACAGATGATGCTCGCCCATGGTATGCAATGGGAAGGTGAAACCTGGACACCAATGAAAATATTTCTTCATGAACTTGAAAGAGTGcaattatataaatatgtatatatacgtACACACACATGTACATATGCTGTACTGAGCCAAAAGCCTTAAACTGTACATTAACAACAATACCAGTTGAGTGGAATCGCGTTCTCTGGTCCACGAAACATGGTGCCGCAATTCTTTGCATGATGCATTGAGGAAAAGAAATCCGTGTAATCCCCTATGGCAATAGGAAGAAGCAATTCCACCTTGTTCTGAGCAAGCGGACCAATTATAGGTTATTATACAATTCAAATATCGTCGCTTGACTAATCAAATCAACAATTTTTTATTACCACTGGAACGAGTGCTTTCTGCCTCAAATTTGCATTATCACGTAATTTTGGTTCAGTAGCTGcgtcaaaataataaatatataaattgatATGAGCCTTTGTATAATCTCTAGATACAAACGCTTAGATTAGACATTATATAAAAGGTTAGCTAACATGATAATAGCTTTTGCAGAGTGGTTCGGGCTTCCTTCCATGCAGGTCGTCCCAATGCCAACAACTTGTTTAGATTAGGCTACcaccaaaaaaaagaaaaaaaatcaacatcaaaAAATAAACTCAGAGTGATAACCGAAACTCCATTTTGCATTTAAGTGGCTAAGAAACCAAATGATTGTCTCCATTTGTGGTTGAATTTAATACTAATCAAGCACCATTACCCAGATTAAAATATACGAAAAACATAGCTTGCGAAATTAACCAAACGAACCTGCTGAAAACAATCGGAGGAGTTCTTGAGGATCGGACCATCGAATAGACCAGCGGAGGCGATCTCAGAGAGGTCGAGGACGTAGTCACCGATTGCTACGCCCGGTCGAGGAGCTAAACTTGGCTCAGGCTTGAATACTCCGTAGGGAAGATTCTGTATGGGGAAGTGAGAGTTGGGATGAACATCGATGAAGGACTTCAGAGCCATGGGGTTGGTTGATGGTTTGCCGGAAAATGGCGTCGTGCGCCGGTGAAACTGAGCAGTGATGACGGAGAGTGATGTGTAACTAATTTGTGTGGCCTTTGGGAGTACAGTAGCATACGAAGGTGTTTATTTCGGGAAGACCACAAAAGCATTTTTATACGCTAATAGCTgtgctatttttatttattttttaggggAAGTAGTTGTAATTATTTCAATTTTGGCCCTCGTGTACATCTATCGTCTCA
This genomic interval from Humulus lupulus chromosome 8, drHumLupu1.1, whole genome shotgun sequence contains the following:
- the LOC133794823 gene encoding BAG family molecular chaperone regulator 5, mitochondrial; translation: MTHSRRGSFYSSTTVTYTFHNDQPTPPSQSNSTTTAAPVDSTEAPIPITVHLPQPAHPNSAAAAAKIQSAYRAHRIRTLHRTISSVDSAADELQRVIQRQDTVDAVRRDEREKLRMNEALMALLLRLDSVPGWDPTVREARKKVSRRIVGMQEILDAITESKVEDGQSYFWGYDGFARNWDEVLAEMEEDVCKSTGGDELERFCAEHLGFRCLQRFLREP
- the LOC133794824 gene encoding fumarylacetoacetase — protein: MALKSFIDVHPNSHFPIQNLPYGVFKPEPSLAPRPGVAIGDYVLDLSEIASAGLFDGPILKNSSDCFQQPNLNKLLALGRPAWKEARTTLQKLLSSTEPKLRDNANLRQKALVPVNKVELLLPIAIGDYTDFFSSMHHAKNCGTMFRGPENAIPLNWFHLPIAYHGRASSVVISGTDIIRPRGQGHPSGNSPPYFGPTLKLDYELEMAAVVGPGNELGKPVNVNEAADHIFGLVLMNDWSARDIQAWEYIPLGPFLGKSFGTTISPWIVTLEALEPFACAAPKQDPRPLPYLAEKVSKNYDIQLEVEIKPAGAKDSTVVTKSNFNHLYWTLTQQIAHHTINGCNLRPGDLLGTGTISGPEPESLGCLLELSWNGQKSLSLKGATRKFLEDGDEVIITGFCKGDEYNIGFGTCSGKIVPPLP